One part of the Eucalyptus grandis isolate ANBG69807.140 chromosome 10, ASM1654582v1, whole genome shotgun sequence genome encodes these proteins:
- the LOC104420955 gene encoding mediator of RNA polymerase II transcription subunit 15a isoform X1 has protein sequence MMDNNNWRPTPPAGVGGGGAEAALDGGDWRGQLPPESRDRIVNKIMETLKRHLPVSGPEGLQELKKIAVRFEEKIYTAATSQSDYLRKISLKMLTMETKSQNTIPNALPSNPAGNSSKDPVMQSQIQNQGQSIPNSLAVNQPQARQQLLVQNIQNNVPSGVQASASLSSTLPSVSGLNQSSIPNTIGQNNNMQNMPSVSQNSLGNSLGQGLNSNMFVNSRQLQARQQMVSQQQQQQSQNSQQYIYQQQQYQQQLLKQKLQPVVPHSLMSSQFQQQQQQQQQQNMLQPTQLQASQQSVLQTSSVMQPSMQPAPLAGLQQNQQSSVPQSTQSMLQQHQGLRQQQSQQAVHQQQASLSQQPMLTPQQQQQHQLSSQQMMQQNQLAGQQNNMGDMQQQQQQRLLNPQNNLQNIQQQQQQQQQQLMPQQNNLTNIHPQQMAPQSNVPGLNQQQQMVGSQSGNSSMQVGQHQVHVLQQSKVPVQQQIQGGASNLLASQGQQSQAQPMQQQLMSQIQQQPAQLQQQVGLQQQANLLQRDMHQRLQASGSLVQQQNVIDQQKQLYPSQRPLSETSTMSIDSSAQTGHSAGGDWQEEAYQKMKSMRDAYLSELNEMYQKISMRLQQHESLPQQPKSDQLDKLKNFKLMLERVIAILQVNKSEINPSFKEKLVHYEKQIINIINTSRPRKVAMQQGQLPPPHMHSMQQQQQQQSQPQITQVQSHDNQMNPQLQSMNLQGSVASMQQNNMGNLHHNSMSSLSGVSNAQQTMISSLQPNSNMDSGQNNALNTMQQVGMGPMQQNPVSAPQQVNMSTMPQQGGVNMLQSNVNTHQSNSNMLQHQHIKQQQEQQILQTQQQFKQQYQQRQMQQQMKQQLLHQQQQQQQHQHQLQQAKQQLPSQLQTHQIPQLHQMNDGSDIKIRPGMGVKQGVFQQHHSATQRSSFPHQQLKSGASFPTSSPQLLQAASPQIPQNSSPQIDQQNAHSLTKAGTPLQSSNSPFVVPSPATPLAPSPMPGESEKPISGISSLSNAGNIGNQQPSAAPAPAPSLAIGTPGISASPLLAEFGPDGAHGNASAVVSSKSTVTEQPFERLIKAVKSMSPQALNSAVNDIGSVVSMVDRIAGSAPGNGSRAAVGEDLVAMTKCRLQARNFMTQDGTSGNRKMRRHTSAMPLNVVSSAGSVNDSFKQFTGAESSDLESTATSSIKRPRIEANHVLLEEIREINQRLIDTVVDISDEDVNPSATVAVAEGGEGVIVKCSFNAVALSPNLRSQYASAQMSPIQPLRLLVPTNYPNCSPVLLDKFPVEVSKEYEDLSVKAKSRFSISLRSLSQPMSLRDIARTWDDCARAVILEYAQQRGGGSFSSKYGTWENCLSAA, from the exons ATGATGGATAACAATAACTGGAGGCCGACGCCGCCGGCCGGTGTGGGAGGCGGGGGTGCTGAAGCTGCGCTCGACGGGGGCGATTGGAGGGGTCAATTGCCGCCCGAATCGCGGGATAGGATCGTCAACAAGAT AATGGAGACCTTGAAGAGACACCTTCCTGTTTCTGGTCCAGAGGGTTTGCAAGAACTCAAGAAAATTGCCGTGCGGTTTGAGGAAAAAATTTACACTGCTGCAACAAGCCAG TCCGATTATTTAAGGAAGATATCTTTGAAGATGCTGACAATGGAGACAAAGTCTCAGAATACCATACCTAATGCTTTGCCATCTAACCCTGCTGGGAATAGCAGTAAGGACCCGG TTATGCAGtcacaaattcaaaatcaaggCCAATCAATTCCTAATTCCTTAGCTGTGAATCAGCCTCAAGCACGTCAACAGTTATTGGTTCAGAATATTCAGAATAATGTTCCATCTGGAGTTCAGGCTTCAGCCAGTCTATCGTCTACATTGCCATCTGTCTCTGGCTTGAACCAATCTTCCATCCCGAATACTATTGGCCAAAACAACAACATGCAAAATATGCCTAGTGTTTCTCAGAACTCACTGGGGAACTCACTGGGCCAAGGTCTCAATAGCAACATGTTCGTAAATTCTCGGCAACTTCAAGCTAGGCAACAGATGGTTTCccaacagcaacaacaacagtCTCAGAATTCACAGCAGTATATTTACCAGCAGCAGCAATACCAACAGCAGCTTTTGAAGCAGAAGCTTCAACCGGTGGTCCCACATTCGCTCATGTCATCTCAATtccaacaacagcagcagcaacagcagcaacagAATATGCTACAGCCGACTCAGCTGCAGGCTTCTCAGCAGTCTGTCCTCCAAACATCTTCTGTCATGCAGCCATCAATGCAACCAGCTCCTCTAGCTGGTCTCCAACAAAATCAACAGTCTTCAGTTCCACAGTCAACACAGTCCATGCTTCAGCAACATCAAGGTCTGAGGCAACAGCAGTCTCAGCAGGCTGTTCATCAACAGCAAGCATCTTTGTCACAGCAGCCGATGTTGACTCcacagcagcaacagcagcatcAGCTTTCAAGTCAACAGATGATGCAGCAGAACCAGTTGGCCGGTCAACAAAATAACATGGGAGAtatgcagcagcagcagcagcagagatTGCTTAACCCACAGAATAATCTGCAAAACatccagcagcagcagcagcagcagcagcagcagttgATGCCTCAACAAAACAATCTCACAAATATTCATCCTCAGCAAATGGCTCCTCAAAGTAATGTTCCTGGGTTGAATCAGCAGCAACAAATGGTTGGGTCTCAATCTGGTAACTCTAGCATGCAGGTTGGTCAGCACCAAGTTCACGTGCTTCAACAGTCCAAAGTTCCTGTACAGCAACAAATACAAGGTGGTGCATCAAATTTGCTAGCCTCTCAAGGACAACAATCACAAGCTCAGCCAATGCAGCAACAGTTGATGTCACAGATTCAACAGCAACCTGCACAATTGCAGCAGCAGGTGGGCCTGCAACAACAGGCCAATTTATTGCAGCGAGATATGCATCAGAGACTTCAAGCATCTGGATCATTGGTTCAACAGCAGAATGTGATTGATCAGCAAAAGCAATTGTACCCATCGCAAAGACCCCTGTCAGAGACATCGACAA TGTCTATTGATAGCTCTGCCCAAACGGGGCATTCGGCTGGGGGTGACTGGCAAGAGGAGGCTTACCAAAAG ATGAAATCCATGAGGGATGCATATTTATCTGAATTGAATGAGATGTACCAGAAAATCTCTATGAGGTTACAGCAG CATGAGTCTCTTCCGCAACAGCCAAAGTCAGATCAACttgacaaattgaaaaattttaaattgatgtTGGAGCGCGTAATTGCTATTTTGCAAGTTAACAAATCTGAAATAAATCCTTCTTTCAAGGAGAAGCTAGTTCATTATGAGAAACAGATTATAAACATTATCAACACAAGCAGGCCCAGGAAAGTAGCTATGCAACAAGGGCAACTTCCCCCTCCTCATATGCACTCaatgcagcagcagcagcagcagcaatcGCAACCTCAAATTACTCAAGTGCAGTCACATGATAATCAAATGAACCCTCAGTTACAATCAATGAATTTACAAGGTTCTGTAGCATCAATGCAGCAGAACAATATGGGAAATTTGCATCATAATTCCATGTCTTCTTTGTCTGGGGTTTCAAATGCACAGCAAACCATGATTAGTTCACTACAGCCAAATTCCAATATGGACTCTGGACAAAATAATGCCCTGAATACAATGCAGCAGGTTGGTATGGGACCTATGCAGCAGAATCCTGTTAGTGCTCCACAGCAGGTGAACATGAGCACCATGCCGCAACAGGGTGGGGTAAACATGTTACAATCAAATGTTAACACCCATCAGTCTAATTCCAATATGCTTCAACATCAGCATATCAAACAGCAACAGGAACAACAGATACTACAGACACAGCAGCAGTTCAAGCAACAGTATCAGCAACGTCAAATGCAGCAACAAATGAAACAACAGCTTCTgcatcagcagcagcagcaacagcagcatcAGCATCAGCTACAGCAGGCTAAGCAGCAGCTTCCTTCACAACTGCAGACTCAtcaaataccacaacttcatcagaTGAATGATGGAAGTGATATAAAAATAAGACCAGGCATGGGGGTGAAGCAAGGAGTCTTTCAGCAACATCACTCAGCGACACAGCGCTCCTCTTTTCCGCATCAACAGCTGAAATCAGGAGCTTCATTTCCTACCTCTTCCCCTCAGCTTCTCCAGGCTGCATCCCCTCAAATTCCGCAGAACTCATCTCCACAGATTGATCAGCAGAATGCGCATTCTTTAACTAAAGCTGGAACTCCTTTGCAATCTTCAAATTCACCTTTTGTTGTTCCATCTCCAGCTACTCCCTTGGCTCCATCGCCCATGCCAGGGGAGTCTGAGAAACCTATATCTGGCATTTCCTCCCTTTCTAATGCTGGAAACATTGGAAATCAGCAACCAAGTGCTGCCCCAGCACCAGCCCCTTCCCTTGCCATTGGCACTCCTGGTATATCGGCTTCACCCCTGCTCGCAGAGTTTGGTCCAGACGGTGCTCATGGTAATGCATCTGCTGTTGTCTCCAGCAAGTCAACCGTGACTGAGCAGCCTTTTGAGCGACTAATTAAAGCG GTTAAATCAATGTCACCCCAAGCATTGAATTCTGCAGTCAATGACATTGGTTCAGTTGTTAGCATGGTTGATAGGATAGCAGGATCAGCTCCTGGAAATGGATCTAGGGCTGCTGTTGGTGAGGATCTAGTTGCTATGACTAAATGTCGCTTGCAAGCCAGAAATTTCATGACACAAGATGGGACATCTGGAAATAGGAAAATGAGGCGTCACACAAGTGCAATGCCTTTGAATGTTGTATCATCAGCTGGCAGTGTAAATGATAGTTTTAAGCAGTTCACAGGTGCAGAGTCTTCTGATTTGGAGTCAACTGCAACATCCAGTATCAAAAGGCCAAGGATTGAG gcaAACCACGTCCTGTTGgaagaaataagagaaataaATCAGCGTCTTATAGATACTGTGGTAGATATTAGTGATGAAGATGTTAATCCAAGTGCGACTGTTGCTGTCgcggagggaggggagggagtcATTGTCAAGTGCTCTTTCAATGCTGTTGCTCTGAGCCCAAACTTGAGGTCACAGTATGCTTCAGCACAAATG TCACCAATTCAGCCTTTACGGTTGCTTGTACCTACAAATTACCCCAATTGCTCCCCTGTGCTTTTGGACAAATTTCCTGTTGAAGTGAG TAAAGAATATGAAGATCTTTCCGTTAAGGCGAAGTCAAGGTTCAGCATATCCCTTCGAAGCCTTTCACAACCGATGTCACTTAGGGACATAGCAAGAACTTGGGACGATTGTGCCCGTGCGGTTATTTTGGAATATGCTCAGCAGAGAGGGGGAGGCAGCTTCAGCTCAAAGTATGGGACCTGGGAGAACTGTTTGAGCGCCGCATAG
- the LOC104420955 gene encoding mediator of RNA polymerase II transcription subunit 15a isoform X3 — protein MMDNNNWRPTPPAGVGGGGAEAALDGGDWRGQLPPESRDRIVNKIMETLKRHLPVSGPEGLQELKKIAVRFEEKIYTAATSQSDYLRKISLKMLTMETKSQNTIPNALPSNPAGNSSKDPVMQSQIQNQGQSIPNSLAVNQPQARQQLLVQNIQNNVPSGVQASASLSSTLPSVSGLNQSSIPNTIGQNNNMQNMPSVSQNSLGNSLGQGLNSNMFVNSRQLQARQQMVSQQQQQQSQNSQQYIYQQQQYQQQLLKQKLQPVVPHSLMSSQFQQQQQQQQQQNMLQPTQLQASQQSVLQTSSVMQPSMQPAPLAGLQQNQQSSVPQSTQSMKSYSSTFVVSIDSSAQTGHSAGGDWQEEAYQKMKSMRDAYLSELNEMYQKISMRLQQHESLPQQPKSDQLDKLKNFKLMLERVIAILQVNKSEINPSFKEKLVHYEKQIINIINTSRPRKVAMQQGQLPPPHMHSMQQQQQQQSQPQITQVQSHDNQMNPQLQSMNLQGSVASMQQNNMGNLHHNSMSSLSGVSNAQQTMISSLQPNSNMDSGQNNALNTMQQVGMGPMQQNPVSAPQQVNMSTMPQQGGVNMLQSNVNTHQSNSNMLQHQHIKQQQEQQILQTQQQFKQQYQQRQMQQQMKQQLLHQQQQQQQHQHQLQQAKQQLPSQLQTHQIPQLHQMNDGSDIKIRPGMGVKQGVFQQHHSATQRSSFPHQQLKSGASFPTSSPQLLQAASPQIPQNSSPQIDQQNAHSLTKAGTPLQSSNSPFVVPSPATPLAPSPMPGESEKPISGISSLSNAGNIGNQQPSAAPAPAPSLAIGTPGISASPLLAEFGPDGAHGNASAVVSSKSTVTEQPFERLIKAVKSMSPQALNSAVNDIGSVVSMVDRIAGSAPGNGSRAAVGEDLVAMTKCRLQARNFMTQDGTSGNRKMRRHTSAMPLNVVSSAGSVNDSFKQFTGAESSDLESTATSSIKRPRIEANHVLLEEIREINQRLIDTVVDISDEDVNPSATVAVAEGGEGVIVKCSFNAVALSPNLRSQYASAQMSPIQPLRLLVPTNYPNCSPVLLDKFPVEVSKEYEDLSVKAKSRFSISLRSLSQPMSLRDIARTWDDCARAVILEYAQQRGGGSFSSKYGTWENCLSAA, from the exons ATGATGGATAACAATAACTGGAGGCCGACGCCGCCGGCCGGTGTGGGAGGCGGGGGTGCTGAAGCTGCGCTCGACGGGGGCGATTGGAGGGGTCAATTGCCGCCCGAATCGCGGGATAGGATCGTCAACAAGAT AATGGAGACCTTGAAGAGACACCTTCCTGTTTCTGGTCCAGAGGGTTTGCAAGAACTCAAGAAAATTGCCGTGCGGTTTGAGGAAAAAATTTACACTGCTGCAACAAGCCAG TCCGATTATTTAAGGAAGATATCTTTGAAGATGCTGACAATGGAGACAAAGTCTCAGAATACCATACCTAATGCTTTGCCATCTAACCCTGCTGGGAATAGCAGTAAGGACCCGG TTATGCAGtcacaaattcaaaatcaaggCCAATCAATTCCTAATTCCTTAGCTGTGAATCAGCCTCAAGCACGTCAACAGTTATTGGTTCAGAATATTCAGAATAATGTTCCATCTGGAGTTCAGGCTTCAGCCAGTCTATCGTCTACATTGCCATCTGTCTCTGGCTTGAACCAATCTTCCATCCCGAATACTATTGGCCAAAACAACAACATGCAAAATATGCCTAGTGTTTCTCAGAACTCACTGGGGAACTCACTGGGCCAAGGTCTCAATAGCAACATGTTCGTAAATTCTCGGCAACTTCAAGCTAGGCAACAGATGGTTTCccaacagcaacaacaacagtCTCAGAATTCACAGCAGTATATTTACCAGCAGCAGCAATACCAACAGCAGCTTTTGAAGCAGAAGCTTCAACCGGTGGTCCCACATTCGCTCATGTCATCTCAATtccaacaacagcagcagcaacagcagcaacagAATATGCTACAGCCGACTCAGCTGCAGGCTTCTCAGCAGTCTGTCCTCCAAACATCTTCTGTCATGCAGCCATCAATGCAACCAGCTCCTCTAGCTGGTCTCCAACAAAATCAACAGTCTTCAGTTCCACAGTCAACACAGTCC ATGAAGAGTTATTCTTCTACTTTTGTAGTGTCTATTGATAGCTCTGCCCAAACGGGGCATTCGGCTGGGGGTGACTGGCAAGAGGAGGCTTACCAAAAG ATGAAATCCATGAGGGATGCATATTTATCTGAATTGAATGAGATGTACCAGAAAATCTCTATGAGGTTACAGCAG CATGAGTCTCTTCCGCAACAGCCAAAGTCAGATCAACttgacaaattgaaaaattttaaattgatgtTGGAGCGCGTAATTGCTATTTTGCAAGTTAACAAATCTGAAATAAATCCTTCTTTCAAGGAGAAGCTAGTTCATTATGAGAAACAGATTATAAACATTATCAACACAAGCAGGCCCAGGAAAGTAGCTATGCAACAAGGGCAACTTCCCCCTCCTCATATGCACTCaatgcagcagcagcagcagcagcaatcGCAACCTCAAATTACTCAAGTGCAGTCACATGATAATCAAATGAACCCTCAGTTACAATCAATGAATTTACAAGGTTCTGTAGCATCAATGCAGCAGAACAATATGGGAAATTTGCATCATAATTCCATGTCTTCTTTGTCTGGGGTTTCAAATGCACAGCAAACCATGATTAGTTCACTACAGCCAAATTCCAATATGGACTCTGGACAAAATAATGCCCTGAATACAATGCAGCAGGTTGGTATGGGACCTATGCAGCAGAATCCTGTTAGTGCTCCACAGCAGGTGAACATGAGCACCATGCCGCAACAGGGTGGGGTAAACATGTTACAATCAAATGTTAACACCCATCAGTCTAATTCCAATATGCTTCAACATCAGCATATCAAACAGCAACAGGAACAACAGATACTACAGACACAGCAGCAGTTCAAGCAACAGTATCAGCAACGTCAAATGCAGCAACAAATGAAACAACAGCTTCTgcatcagcagcagcagcaacagcagcatcAGCATCAGCTACAGCAGGCTAAGCAGCAGCTTCCTTCACAACTGCAGACTCAtcaaataccacaacttcatcagaTGAATGATGGAAGTGATATAAAAATAAGACCAGGCATGGGGGTGAAGCAAGGAGTCTTTCAGCAACATCACTCAGCGACACAGCGCTCCTCTTTTCCGCATCAACAGCTGAAATCAGGAGCTTCATTTCCTACCTCTTCCCCTCAGCTTCTCCAGGCTGCATCCCCTCAAATTCCGCAGAACTCATCTCCACAGATTGATCAGCAGAATGCGCATTCTTTAACTAAAGCTGGAACTCCTTTGCAATCTTCAAATTCACCTTTTGTTGTTCCATCTCCAGCTACTCCCTTGGCTCCATCGCCCATGCCAGGGGAGTCTGAGAAACCTATATCTGGCATTTCCTCCCTTTCTAATGCTGGAAACATTGGAAATCAGCAACCAAGTGCTGCCCCAGCACCAGCCCCTTCCCTTGCCATTGGCACTCCTGGTATATCGGCTTCACCCCTGCTCGCAGAGTTTGGTCCAGACGGTGCTCATGGTAATGCATCTGCTGTTGTCTCCAGCAAGTCAACCGTGACTGAGCAGCCTTTTGAGCGACTAATTAAAGCG GTTAAATCAATGTCACCCCAAGCATTGAATTCTGCAGTCAATGACATTGGTTCAGTTGTTAGCATGGTTGATAGGATAGCAGGATCAGCTCCTGGAAATGGATCTAGGGCTGCTGTTGGTGAGGATCTAGTTGCTATGACTAAATGTCGCTTGCAAGCCAGAAATTTCATGACACAAGATGGGACATCTGGAAATAGGAAAATGAGGCGTCACACAAGTGCAATGCCTTTGAATGTTGTATCATCAGCTGGCAGTGTAAATGATAGTTTTAAGCAGTTCACAGGTGCAGAGTCTTCTGATTTGGAGTCAACTGCAACATCCAGTATCAAAAGGCCAAGGATTGAG gcaAACCACGTCCTGTTGgaagaaataagagaaataaATCAGCGTCTTATAGATACTGTGGTAGATATTAGTGATGAAGATGTTAATCCAAGTGCGACTGTTGCTGTCgcggagggaggggagggagtcATTGTCAAGTGCTCTTTCAATGCTGTTGCTCTGAGCCCAAACTTGAGGTCACAGTATGCTTCAGCACAAATG TCACCAATTCAGCCTTTACGGTTGCTTGTACCTACAAATTACCCCAATTGCTCCCCTGTGCTTTTGGACAAATTTCCTGTTGAAGTGAG TAAAGAATATGAAGATCTTTCCGTTAAGGCGAAGTCAAGGTTCAGCATATCCCTTCGAAGCCTTTCACAACCGATGTCACTTAGGGACATAGCAAGAACTTGGGACGATTGTGCCCGTGCGGTTATTTTGGAATATGCTCAGCAGAGAGGGGGAGGCAGCTTCAGCTCAAAGTATGGGACCTGGGAGAACTGTTTGAGCGCCGCATAG